The proteins below come from a single Serratia fonticola genomic window:
- a CDS encoding fimbrial protein has translation MKLFSLLRLALLGSLLAGIGLPAAARCTRVSPAIDSGCDACGVGVGLGRINLTSTYLQPVGTPLGSSVFDFTSGVRYPDPNKVLYQCDASDVGQIFEVFATNGDDRVGGYYDLGAADGNPNYYATYFPYVGIRLTHLDSGKVFTRYWQATPITRYATVGDKIQIRVKDFSPIRADLIRISSLPGRGASNYCGYSASNPLSGMASTTGNSNYTCIQPNGYVTFQGPGIASDPIGSDSATNYSTWGTGRWNAMGMGTSPISSLSYTATCVARNVTPLVILPTLSVGQLTAGRTSQAQFTINIECDNAAVSGISTNRTALGLQVPYASFALAQQLGLVNASGGVSYLLSDGYGTDSSVATGVGIALSNSSNGTPMNFVGWARCSAGQCPQGNNAGWYPVLDGASNGGSTATGYTHYTTQLTATLSRLPGQTVTAGKVDAKAYVWVKVQ, from the coding sequence ATGAAGTTATTTTCATTGCTGCGGTTGGCGCTATTGGGGAGCCTACTTGCAGGGATCGGCCTGCCAGCGGCGGCCAGATGCACCCGCGTTTCTCCAGCTATTGACTCCGGTTGCGACGCCTGTGGCGTCGGGGTCGGCCTGGGGCGTATCAACCTGACCAGCACATACCTGCAGCCCGTAGGCACGCCGCTGGGCAGTAGCGTGTTTGATTTCACCTCCGGCGTCCGTTACCCGGATCCGAACAAAGTCTTGTATCAGTGCGATGCCAGTGACGTCGGGCAGATTTTTGAAGTGTTTGCCACCAACGGTGACGACCGGGTGGGGGGCTATTATGATTTAGGGGCGGCAGACGGCAACCCCAATTATTATGCCACCTACTTTCCCTATGTCGGCATTCGGCTAACCCATCTGGATTCGGGCAAGGTATTTACCCGTTACTGGCAGGCAACGCCGATCACCCGTTATGCCACGGTGGGTGACAAGATCCAGATCCGGGTCAAGGATTTCAGCCCCATCCGGGCCGATCTGATCCGCATCAGTTCACTCCCCGGCCGTGGTGCCAGTAACTACTGTGGTTACAGCGCGTCTAATCCATTGAGTGGTATGGCTTCCACCACGGGTAATTCGAACTATACTTGCATCCAGCCTAATGGCTATGTGACCTTCCAAGGGCCGGGCATTGCGTCAGATCCTATCGGTAGCGATTCGGCCACCAACTATTCGACCTGGGGTACTGGGCGTTGGAATGCGATGGGGATGGGAACGTCGCCGATTTCTTCCCTTTCTTACACCGCCACCTGTGTGGCACGCAACGTCACGCCGCTGGTGATCCTGCCGACGCTTTCCGTCGGCCAATTAACCGCGGGGCGAACTTCTCAGGCCCAATTCACCATCAATATTGAATGTGATAATGCTGCCGTTTCGGGGATTAGCACCAATCGCACCGCCCTGGGCCTGCAAGTCCCTTATGCCAGCTTTGCTCTGGCGCAACAGCTTGGTCTGGTCAACGCTAGCGGGGGCGTCAGCTATCTGCTCTCTGACGGTTATGGCACGGACAGCAGTGTAGCGACCGGCGTGGGAATTGCGCTCTCTAACAGTAGCAACGGTACACCAATGAATTTTGTCGGCTGGGCCCGCTGTAGTGCTGGCCAGTGCCCGCAGGGTAACAATGCGGGTTGGTACCCTGTTCTCGATGGCGCAAGCAACGGGGGCAGCACCGCGACGGGGTATACCCATTACACCACGCAGTTGACAGCCACATTATCGCGCTTGCCGGGGCAGACCGTTACGGCGGGCAAGGTTGATGCCAAGGCGTATGTTTGGGTCAAGGTGCAGTAG
- a CDS encoding methionine gamma-lyase, producing MSMQSKQAFATRAIHHGYDPQQFLGALCPPVFMSSTFTFPSAEYGGACFAGTEPGYFYSRIANPTLNLLEQRIANLEGGEAAVAFSSGMGAITACCWTLLAPGDELIVDETIYGCTFSYFHHGLARYGVNITHVDLTRPDQLAKAIGPRTRLVYCETPANPNMRLIDIAAIAEITHGQPRAQLLVDNTYCTPYLQQPLALGADMVVHSATKYLGGHGDLLAGLVIAKAELAQEIRLVGLKDMTGAVLSAQDASLLLRGLKTLPLRMERHCDNAQQLAELLEQHPAVERVYYPGLENFPQHGLASQQMSRPGGMLAFELKGGMEAGIRFLNGLNLILRAVSLGDCESLAQHPASMTHSAYSAEERRRHHISDGLIRLSAGLEDVEDLKADINQALARCQ from the coding sequence ATGTCAATGCAATCCAAACAGGCGTTCGCCACACGCGCCATTCATCACGGTTATGATCCGCAGCAATTTCTGGGTGCGCTTTGCCCACCGGTTTTTATGAGTTCGACCTTTACCTTTCCCTCCGCGGAATATGGCGGTGCCTGTTTCGCTGGTACCGAGCCTGGCTATTTTTACTCGCGTATTGCCAATCCAACGCTGAATTTACTGGAGCAGCGCATCGCCAACCTGGAGGGCGGAGAGGCCGCCGTAGCCTTCTCCTCCGGCATGGGAGCGATCACTGCCTGTTGTTGGACGTTGCTGGCACCGGGCGATGAACTGATCGTCGATGAGACGATTTATGGCTGCACCTTCAGCTACTTCCATCATGGCCTGGCGCGTTACGGCGTGAATATCACCCACGTTGACCTGACACGTCCAGACCAACTGGCGAAGGCCATCGGGCCACGTACCCGGTTGGTATATTGCGAAACGCCAGCCAACCCGAATATGCGCCTGATCGATATTGCGGCCATCGCCGAAATCACTCACGGGCAACCACGGGCGCAGTTGCTGGTAGATAACACCTACTGCACGCCATACCTGCAACAGCCGCTGGCGTTGGGGGCGGATATGGTGGTGCACTCCGCCACCAAATATCTGGGTGGGCATGGCGATCTGCTGGCCGGGCTGGTGATCGCCAAGGCTGAGTTGGCGCAGGAGATCCGCCTGGTCGGTTTGAAGGACATGACCGGAGCGGTGCTGTCAGCTCAGGATGCGTCTTTGCTGCTACGTGGCCTGAAAACCCTGCCATTGCGCATGGAGCGCCATTGCGACAACGCTCAGCAGTTGGCAGAGCTGTTGGAACAGCATCCGGCGGTGGAGCGAGTTTATTACCCTGGATTGGAGAACTTCCCGCAACATGGCTTGGCCAGCCAGCAGATGAGCCGCCCTGGCGGGATGTTGGCCTTTGAGCTGAAAGGGGGAATGGAAGCCGGGATCCGCTTCCTCAACGGACTAAATCTGATCCTGCGGGCGGTGAGCCTGGGGGATTGCGAATCGTTGGCACAGCATCCGGCGAGTATGACGCACTCCGCCTATAGTGCCGAAGAACGCCGGCGGCACCATATCAGCGACGGGCTGATCCGGCTTTCTGCAGGACTGGAAGATGTTGAAGATTTGAAGGCGGATATCAATCAGGCGCTGGCGCGTTGCCAGTAA
- a CDS encoding NAD(P)/FAD-dependent oxidoreductase, giving the protein MRSRIIIVGGGTGGTILANLLAAKLHREVINNQVEIMMISDSPVHYYKPAFMYVAFNAFFKQELTRPQQSLLRPEIQFIVDKAEQFDLSQRCIYTRSGNKYHYDFLVFATGCVPWPEQIEGLAQAGDHFYQYQAARQLAQKLATIEKGRIFITVSFPQTPNVPHQCGIAPIETTLMLDDYLRRRGVRNNVEIVYTYPTISQLLRNCLFLQRPTGEALPSIFAARDIKHQRGFTLSKVDSERRIAYSSEGDEQPFDILMATPPIRAVEAVRNTGLSDIDNGEGWLPTDHQTLQVYGQQGVYVIGDTVDLPVSKAGGSCHNQAPVIADNIVAELRLGQPHTHYDGKVQAIAQMGLQAGMPLVYDYRHDVIPTPATKLGGMLRNGFNRGLYWATVRGLI; this is encoded by the coding sequence ATGCGAAGTAGGATAATTATTGTAGGTGGTGGTACGGGAGGTACCATACTGGCCAATCTCTTGGCCGCCAAGTTACACCGGGAGGTTATCAATAATCAGGTTGAAATCATGATGATTTCTGACTCACCGGTGCATTATTACAAGCCCGCGTTTATGTATGTCGCCTTTAATGCTTTTTTCAAACAAGAACTGACCAGGCCACAGCAAAGTCTATTACGGCCAGAGATACAGTTTATTGTTGATAAGGCTGAACAATTCGATTTATCCCAGCGTTGTATTTATACCCGCAGTGGCAATAAATATCACTACGACTTTTTAGTCTTTGCCACCGGCTGCGTACCCTGGCCAGAACAGATTGAAGGATTGGCCCAGGCGGGCGATCACTTTTACCAATATCAGGCGGCTCGCCAGTTGGCGCAAAAGTTGGCCACTATCGAGAAAGGGCGCATTTTTATCACGGTGTCATTCCCACAAACGCCCAACGTACCGCACCAATGTGGTATTGCCCCGATAGAAACCACCCTGATGCTGGATGACTATCTGCGGCGGCGCGGGGTGCGTAACAACGTTGAAATTGTTTATACCTACCCGACCATTTCACAGCTCCTGCGTAACTGCCTGTTCCTACAACGCCCCACCGGCGAGGCTCTGCCCAGCATTTTTGCGGCCCGCGATATCAAGCATCAGCGCGGTTTTACCCTAAGCAAAGTGGATAGCGAACGGCGCATTGCCTATTCCTCTGAGGGTGACGAACAACCCTTCGACATCCTGATGGCTACCCCGCCGATCCGTGCGGTGGAAGCGGTGCGCAACACCGGGCTGAGCGATATCGATAACGGCGAAGGCTGGCTCCCCACCGATCACCAGACGCTGCAGGTTTATGGCCAGCAGGGCGTTTATGTGATTGGCGATACCGTCGATCTGCCGGTCAGCAAGGCGGGCGGTTCCTGCCATAACCAGGCCCCGGTGATTGCCGACAATATCGTCGCGGAACTGCGCTTAGGCCAGCCCCACACCCATTACGACGGCAAGGTGCAGGCCATCGCCCAAATGGGGCTACAGGCCGGTATGCCGTTGGTTTACGACTATCGCCATGACGTGATCCCCACACCTGCCACTAAGCTGGGCGGCATGTTGCGCAACGGGTTTAACCGTGGCCTGTACTGGGCCACCGTGCGCGGACTGATTTGA
- the hutU gene encoding urocanate hydratase produces the protein MTANNKVRHVDIRAPRGTQLNAKSWLTEAPLRMLMNNLDPEVAENPHELVVYGGIGRAARDWDCYDKIVATLKTLEDDETLLVQSGKPVGVFKTHSNAPRVLIANSNLVPHWATWEHFNELDAKGLAMYGQMTAGSWIYIGSQGIVQGTYETFVEAGRQHYDGSLKGRWVLTAGLGGMGGAQPLAATLAGASSLNIECQQSRIDFRLKTRYVDEQATDLDDALARLKKYCAEGKAISIALCGNAAEILPELVKRGVRPDMVTDQTSAHDPLNGYLPKGWSWEEYRRRAQTEPAVVVKAAKQSMAEHVEAMLAFQKMGVPTFDYGNNIRQMAKEMGVDNAFDFPGFVPAYIRPLFCRGVGPFRWAALSGDPQDIYKTDAMVKELIPDDEHLHRWLDMARERISFQGLPARICWVGLGQRAKLGLAFNEMVRRGELSAPIVIGRDHLDSGSVASPNRETESMKDGSDAVSDWPLLNALLNTASGATWVSLHHGGGVGMGFSQHSGMVIVCDGTDEAAERIARVLHNDPATGVMRHADAGYEIAIDCAREQGLNLPMVAATQGEKA, from the coding sequence GTGACTGCAAATAACAAAGTTCGCCATGTTGATATTCGCGCGCCCCGCGGCACACAATTAAACGCCAAAAGCTGGCTGACCGAAGCGCCACTGCGCATGCTGATGAACAACCTCGATCCTGAAGTGGCTGAAAATCCACACGAACTGGTCGTTTATGGCGGTATCGGCCGCGCAGCCCGTGATTGGGACTGTTACGACAAGATCGTTGCCACCCTCAAAACCCTGGAAGACGACGAAACCTTGCTGGTGCAGTCCGGCAAGCCGGTCGGCGTGTTCAAAACGCACAGTAACGCCCCGCGCGTACTGATTGCCAACTCCAACCTGGTGCCTCACTGGGCCACCTGGGAACACTTTAACGAGCTGGATGCCAAGGGCCTGGCGATGTATGGCCAGATGACCGCTGGCAGCTGGATTTACATCGGTAGCCAGGGCATCGTGCAGGGCACTTACGAGACCTTCGTCGAAGCTGGCCGCCAGCATTACGACGGCAGCCTGAAAGGCCGCTGGGTGCTGACCGCCGGGCTGGGTGGCATGGGTGGCGCACAGCCACTGGCCGCTACCTTGGCCGGGGCCAGCTCGCTGAACATCGAATGCCAGCAGAGCCGCATCGATTTCCGCCTGAAAACTCGCTATGTCGATGAGCAGGCCACCGATCTGGATGACGCTCTGGCGCGCCTGAAAAAGTACTGCGCCGAAGGCAAAGCCATCTCGATTGCCCTGTGTGGCAACGCGGCAGAAATCCTGCCGGAGCTGGTCAAGCGTGGCGTGCGCCCGGACATGGTCACCGACCAGACCAGCGCCCACGACCCGCTCAACGGTTACCTGCCAAAAGGCTGGAGCTGGGAAGAGTATCGCCGCCGTGCACAAACCGAACCTGCAGTGGTGGTGAAGGCTGCCAAACAATCAATGGCCGAACACGTAGAAGCCATGCTGGCGTTCCAGAAAATGGGCGTGCCTACCTTCGATTACGGCAACAACATCCGCCAGATGGCCAAAGAGATGGGCGTTGATAACGCCTTTGACTTCCCGGGCTTTGTACCTGCCTATATTCGCCCGCTGTTCTGCCGCGGCGTCGGCCCGTTCCGTTGGGCTGCGCTTTCTGGCGATCCGCAGGATATCTACAAGACCGACGCCATGGTTAAAGAGCTGATCCCTGACGATGAGCACCTGCACCGTTGGTTGGATATGGCGCGTGAGCGCATCAGCTTCCAGGGTCTGCCAGCCCGTATCTGCTGGGTCGGCCTGGGCCAACGCGCCAAGTTGGGCCTGGCATTTAACGAAATGGTACGCCGCGGCGAACTCTCTGCTCCAATCGTCATTGGCCGTGACCACCTGGATTCCGGCTCGGTCGCCAGCCCGAACCGTGAAACCGAATCAATGAAGGACGGCTCTGATGCCGTATCCGACTGGCCGCTGCTCAACGCCCTGCTCAACACCGCCAGCGGTGCCACCTGGGTGTCTCTGCACCACGGCGGCGGCGTCGGCATGGGCTTCTCCCAACACTCCGGCATGGTGATCGTCTGTGACGGCACCGATGAAGCCGCCGAGCGTATCGCCCGCGTGCTGCATAACGATCCGGCCACCGGCGTCATGCGCCATGCCGATGCGGGTTACGAGATCGCTATCGACTGCGCCCGCGAGCAAGGTCTGAACCTGCCAATGGTTGCCGCTACTCAGGGAGAAAAAGCATGA
- a CDS encoding fimbrial biogenesis chaperone: MKRIVCTLLLLAGLLPAMLAQAGIIASATRVIFREGDNEKSLMLLNTNDYPIVVQTWVDDGDVNAAPEQSTAPFVSLPAVFSMQPKTMKGLRLIYNQQSLPKDRESVFWINLYEIPPTRPVIPPLQPSVTMAMNTQMKIFYRPKAVVAAEKDAPKPVFTLQKEDNHYVLLCDNPSPVYLSFSRLALRVGQQDYPVQQESDMMTPPYGSKKYRINDIVQSGAISSAMVNAAIIDDQGNAVDQQYAVRK, encoded by the coding sequence ATGAAGAGAATCGTCTGTACGCTACTGCTGCTCGCTGGCTTGTTACCTGCAATGTTGGCTCAGGCCGGCATTATTGCCTCCGCGACGCGAGTGATTTTTCGTGAGGGCGATAATGAAAAAAGCTTGATGCTCCTCAATACCAACGACTACCCGATCGTGGTGCAAACCTGGGTAGACGATGGGGATGTCAATGCGGCCCCTGAACAATCAACAGCGCCTTTTGTCAGCTTGCCAGCGGTATTTAGCATGCAGCCCAAGACCATGAAAGGGCTGAGGCTGATTTATAACCAGCAGTCACTGCCAAAGGATCGGGAATCGGTCTTCTGGATTAATCTGTACGAAATCCCACCGACGCGCCCGGTGATCCCCCCGCTGCAGCCTAGCGTGACCATGGCGATGAACACCCAGATGAAGATTTTCTATCGGCCCAAGGCGGTGGTCGCGGCCGAGAAGGATGCCCCTAAGCCGGTGTTCACCCTGCAAAAGGAAGATAATCATTACGTCTTGCTGTGCGATAACCCATCGCCGGTTTATCTCTCTTTTTCCCGTCTTGCGCTGCGCGTTGGCCAGCAGGATTATCCGGTGCAACAAGAGAGCGATATGATGACGCCGCCTTACGGCAGTAAAAAGTATCGGATTAATGATATTGTTCAATCGGGGGCTATCTCTTCAGCGATGGTCAACGCCGCCATTATCGATGATCAGGGTAATGCGGTCGATCAGCAATATGCCGTACGGAAATAA
- a CDS encoding amino acid permease, translating to MRNEKPQLRRGLNARHIRFMALGSAIGTGLFYGSAGAIQLAGPAVLLAYLVGGAAVFMVMRALGEMAVHQPVSGSFGHYASHYLGPLAGFLTGWTYTFEMVIVALADVTAFGIYMGLWFPDVAQWVWVLSIILFIGALNLCSVKVFGEMEFWLSLIKVAAIVAMIIGGAAVMLFGFGVTQEATGFSNLWQHGGFMPNGIGGVIASLAVVMFAFGGIEIIGITASEAKDPAKVLPKAINAVPVRILLFYVLTLLVLMSIYPWNSIGQNGSPFVEIFSHMGISSAANVLNVVVITAAISAINSDIFGAGRMMYGMAQDGQAPKAFTKLTGNGVPWMTVLVMSIALLLAVVLNYLIPKQIFIIIASIATFATVWVWLMILLSQIAMRRTLTKDEVAKLSFPVPWWPVAPALATAFMVFVIGLLGYFEESRIALYVGLIWVAFLTLAYTLWVRKKGGETPVVVSTESR from the coding sequence ATGCGTAATGAGAAACCCCAACTCCGGCGTGGCCTGAACGCGCGACATATCCGCTTTATGGCCCTGGGTTCGGCCATCGGTACCGGTCTGTTTTATGGTTCCGCTGGCGCGATTCAACTGGCTGGCCCGGCCGTACTGCTTGCCTATCTGGTGGGTGGTGCGGCGGTATTTATGGTGATGCGTGCCTTGGGCGAGATGGCGGTGCATCAGCCCGTCTCTGGCTCCTTTGGCCACTACGCCAGCCATTATCTCGGCCCGTTAGCGGGCTTCCTCACCGGTTGGACCTATACCTTTGAAATGGTGATCGTGGCTCTGGCCGACGTGACAGCCTTCGGCATCTATATGGGGCTATGGTTCCCAGACGTCGCGCAATGGGTCTGGGTACTGAGCATCATTCTGTTTATCGGCGCGCTTAACCTGTGCAGCGTCAAAGTGTTTGGCGAGATGGAGTTCTGGCTGTCGCTGATCAAGGTTGCCGCTATCGTGGCGATGATCATTGGTGGGGCTGCCGTTATGCTGTTCGGTTTCGGCGTCACGCAGGAAGCGACCGGTTTCAGCAATCTGTGGCAACACGGTGGCTTTATGCCTAACGGCATCGGTGGCGTCATTGCCTCCCTGGCGGTGGTGATGTTTGCCTTCGGCGGGATTGAAATTATCGGTATCACCGCCAGCGAAGCCAAAGATCCCGCCAAGGTGCTGCCCAAGGCAATCAACGCCGTGCCTGTCCGTATCCTGCTGTTCTACGTGCTGACCCTGCTGGTATTGATGTCTATCTATCCGTGGAACAGCATCGGCCAGAACGGTAGCCCGTTTGTCGAGATTTTCAGCCATATGGGCATCAGCTCGGCGGCTAACGTGTTGAACGTGGTGGTGATCACCGCCGCCATCTCCGCCATCAACAGCGACATCTTCGGCGCTGGCCGCATGATGTACGGCATGGCGCAGGATGGCCAGGCTCCTAAGGCCTTCACCAAGCTGACCGGTAACGGTGTACCTTGGATGACGGTGTTGGTGATGTCCATTGCCCTGCTGTTGGCCGTAGTGCTCAACTATCTGATCCCCAAACAGATCTTTATCATCATTGCCTCCATCGCCACCTTTGCCACGGTATGGGTATGGCTGATGATCCTGCTGTCGCAGATCGCCATGCGCCGCACGCTTACTAAAGATGAAGTGGCCAAGCTGAGCTTCCCAGTCCCTTGGTGGCCGGTAGCTCCTGCATTGGCAACGGCGTTTATGGTGTTCGTCATCGGCCTGCTCGGTTACTTCGAGGAAAGCCGTATCGCGCTGTATGTCGGGCTAATCTGGGTAGCCTTCCTGACGCTGGCTTATACGTTGTGGGTACGCAAAAAAGGTGGGGAAACTCCTGTCGTAGTCTCAACAGAAAGCCGCTAA
- the hutH gene encoding histidine ammonia-lyase gives MNALTIRPGKLTLAELRQVYQHPVTLTLDDNAYGAIQQSVSCVERIVEENRTTYGINTGFGLLASTRIAREDLENLQRSIVLSHAAGVGAPTDDSLMRLIMVLKINSLSRGFSGIRLEVIQALMALVNAEVYPHIPLKGSVGASGDLAPLAHMSLVLLGEGKARYQGEWLPATEALAKAGLKPLTLAAKEGLALLNGTQVSAAFALRGLFDAEDLFAAATVTGSLTVEAALGSRSPFDPRIHEVRGQRGQIDAAAAYRHLLGARSAVSDSHANCEKVQDPYSLRCQPQVMGACLTQIRQAAEVLEIEANAVSDNPLVFAEQGDVLSGGNFHAEPVAMAADNLALAFAEIGSLSERRISLMMDKHMSQLPPFLVDNGGVNSGFMIAQVTAAALTSENKALAHPASVDSIPTSANQEDHVSMAPAAGRRLWEMADNVRGILAVEWLAACQGLDLRKGLQTTAGLEQARHLLREHVAYYDKDRFFAPDIEAASQLLAAGHLTALIPATLLPSQA, from the coding sequence ATGAACGCTCTGACTATCCGCCCAGGTAAGCTGACGCTTGCCGAACTGCGCCAGGTTTATCAGCACCCGGTCACCCTGACACTGGACGACAACGCCTATGGCGCGATCCAGCAGAGCGTTTCCTGCGTGGAACGCATTGTGGAAGAGAACCGCACCACTTACGGTATCAATACCGGCTTTGGCCTGCTGGCTTCCACCCGTATCGCCCGCGAAGATTTGGAGAACCTGCAACGTTCCATCGTGCTGTCACATGCAGCCGGTGTAGGTGCGCCTACCGATGACAGCCTGATGCGCCTGATTATGGTGCTGAAGATCAACAGCCTGTCGCGTGGTTTCTCCGGCATCCGTCTGGAGGTGATCCAGGCGCTGATGGCGCTGGTGAACGCCGAAGTGTATCCACATATCCCGCTGAAAGGCTCCGTTGGCGCTTCAGGCGATCTGGCCCCGCTGGCACACATGAGCCTGGTGCTGTTGGGCGAAGGTAAAGCCCGCTATCAGGGCGAGTGGCTACCAGCCACCGAGGCGCTGGCCAAAGCGGGTCTGAAACCGTTAACGCTGGCAGCCAAAGAGGGTCTGGCACTGCTGAACGGCACCCAGGTTTCCGCCGCCTTTGCGCTGCGTGGCCTGTTTGATGCCGAAGATCTGTTTGCTGCCGCCACCGTAACCGGCAGCCTGACCGTGGAAGCCGCGCTGGGATCTCGTAGCCCGTTCGATCCACGCATCCACGAAGTGCGTGGCCAGCGTGGGCAGATCGACGCCGCCGCCGCTTATCGCCACCTGCTTGGTGCGCGTAGCGCCGTGTCGGACTCACACGCCAACTGCGAAAAAGTGCAGGATCCTTACTCCCTGCGCTGCCAACCGCAGGTGATGGGTGCCTGCCTGACGCAGATCCGCCAGGCCGCAGAAGTGCTGGAGATCGAGGCCAACGCCGTTTCCGATAACCCGCTGGTGTTTGCAGAACAGGGCGATGTGCTGTCCGGCGGCAACTTCCACGCCGAACCGGTAGCCATGGCCGCCGATAACCTGGCGCTGGCGTTTGCCGAAATCGGTTCACTCTCCGAGCGCCGTATTTCACTGATGATGGATAAACACATGTCGCAGTTGCCACCGTTCCTGGTGGATAACGGCGGGGTGAACTCCGGCTTTATGATCGCCCAGGTCACCGCCGCCGCGCTGACCAGCGAGAACAAGGCACTGGCGCACCCGGCCAGCGTTGACAGCATCCCAACCTCGGCCAACCAGGAAGACCATGTCTCGATGGCACCGGCAGCGGGCCGTCGCCTGTGGGAAATGGCGGATAACGTCCGCGGCATTCTGGCTGTAGAATGGCTAGCGGCCTGTCAGGGGCTGGATCTGCGTAAAGGTCTGCAAACCACCGCAGGGCTGGAGCAGGCTCGGCATCTGCTGCGCGAGCATGTCGCCTACTACGATAAGGATCGGTTCTTCGCCCCCGATATCGAAGCTGCCAGCCAACTGTTGGCAGCAGGCCATCTGACCGCGCTGATCCCAGCCACCTTGTTACCTAGCCAGGCGTAA
- a CDS encoding MFS transporter — MAHSTELNIQQAIDDSKFSLFHWTLIILGFLILAIDGYDTAAMGYIAPSVAKDWGIVKQDLGPVLSAALLGLSLGALVAGPISDRVGRKRVLVFSCLFFGLSSLATAYAGSLNSLTLWRFLTGLGLGAAMPNAITLISEYAPQRCRSLAINTMYCGFPLGAAGGGAISSWLIPAYGWHSVLLLGAIAPLLLTVLLILLLPESVKYMVNRGQDAAKIKQIAQRFISHNISHITRFYLYEDKLALSKTSVGLLFSRPYLVGTLMLWLTYFMGLVIYYVLLSWMPLLMQGLGYQLEQSAILTSLFTFGGTLGILMAGWLMDRWNAHKVVSTGFAISALLIVAMATEDSQIVLLGTFIFLMGITMNGAQSGLQTLAATYYPTHSRATGIAWMQGIGRFGGVAGTMMAAQLLAMEWQVQSILLFLAIPALLASLATVFKMTRSSALQPAI; from the coding sequence ATGGCCCATTCCACCGAATTGAATATTCAGCAGGCTATCGACGACAGCAAATTTTCGCTGTTTCACTGGACCCTGATCATCCTGGGTTTCCTGATCCTGGCAATTGACGGTTACGATACGGCGGCGATGGGCTATATCGCCCCTTCGGTGGCCAAAGACTGGGGGATCGTGAAACAGGATCTGGGGCCGGTATTAAGCGCGGCGCTGCTTGGCCTTTCGTTGGGAGCCCTGGTTGCCGGGCCGATTTCTGACCGCGTTGGCCGCAAACGGGTGCTGGTGTTCTCCTGCCTGTTCTTTGGCCTTTCCAGCCTGGCCACCGCCTACGCGGGTTCACTCAACAGCCTGACGCTGTGGCGCTTCCTCACCGGGCTTGGCCTGGGTGCCGCCATGCCAAATGCCATCACGCTAATCTCAGAATATGCTCCGCAACGCTGCCGATCGCTGGCCATCAACACCATGTACTGCGGCTTTCCGCTGGGAGCGGCAGGCGGTGGTGCCATCTCTTCCTGGCTGATCCCCGCTTACGGCTGGCACAGCGTGTTGCTGCTGGGGGCCATTGCCCCGCTATTGCTCACCGTGCTGCTGATCCTGCTGCTGCCGGAATCGGTGAAATACATGGTTAACCGTGGTCAGGATGCCGCTAAAATCAAACAGATTGCCCAACGCTTTATCAGCCATAACATCAGCCATATCACCCGTTTCTACCTGTATGAGGACAAGCTGGCCCTGTCGAAGACCAGCGTCGGCCTGCTGTTCAGCCGCCCCTACCTGGTGGGGACACTGATGCTGTGGCTCACCTACTTTATGGGGTTGGTGATCTACTACGTATTGCTGAGTTGGATGCCGCTGTTGATGCAAGGGTTGGGGTATCAGCTTGAGCAATCGGCGATCCTGACGTCGCTGTTCACCTTTGGCGGTACGCTGGGGATCCTGATGGCCGGTTGGTTGATGGACCGTTGGAATGCCCACAAAGTGGTTTCCACCGGCTTTGCCATCAGCGCCCTGCTGATTGTGGCGATGGCCACCGAGGATAGCCAGATCGTGCTGCTCGGCACCTTTATCTTCCTGATGGGCATTACCATGAACGGCGCACAATCCGGCCTGCAAACCCTGGCTGCCACCTACTACCCAACGCACAGCCGCGCTACCGGTATTGCCTGGATGCAGGGCATTGGCCGCTTTGGCGGCGTGGCTGGCACCATGATGGCGGCTCAGCTACTGGCGATGGAGTGGCAGGTGCAGAGTATTTTGCTGTTCCTGGCGATCCCGGCGCTGCTAGCCAGCCTGGCCACGGTATTCAAGATGACGCGTTCAAGCGCATTGCAACCGGCTATCTAA